In Zingiber officinale cultivar Zhangliang chromosome 1A, Zo_v1.1, whole genome shotgun sequence, a genomic segment contains:
- the LOC122037924 gene encoding uncharacterized protein LOC122037924 has product MSMTAATGLLRRASSHLARVPRPFLPSVSFDRLLIPESSVGAGPLPGFSSPSSMELMAVPKKKVSPHKRGLRNGPKALKPVPVIVRCKSCGRVKLPHYYCCSGDKGNNNTTN; this is encoded by the exons ATGTCTATGACGGCGGCGACAGGGTTGCTTCGGCGGGCGTCGTCCCATCTCGCTCGTGTACCTCGCCCTTTTCTTCCTTCCGTGTCATTCGACAGGCTTCTCATTCCGGAATCGTCAGTGGGGGCGGGGCCTCTCCCTGGTTTTTCTTCTCCTAGCTCCATGGAGCTCATGGCCGTCCCAAAAAAAAAG GTTTCTCCTCATAAAAGAGGACTTCGGAATGGACCCAAGGCCCTAAAACCTGTTCCTGTGATCGTTCGTTGCAA GAGTTGTGGGCGAGTTAAGTTACCACACTACTACTGTTGCAGTGGAGATAAGGGAAACAATAATACAACAAATTGA